CTTCGTCAGTAATACCGCTCCTGCATAATCATAATCGGTATCCCAGTCGGGATTGATCCAAGTGTTAGCAATCTCTAACTCTTCTGGAGTGTAGATCAAGATCCGGCGATCATACTGCCCTTCTAAAACTTTTGCTTGTACAGTCCGAGCATACTGTCCATACTGATAGCCACGACTAACTTTAGTATCTTTCCACAAACTCCAAATATGTAAACGTCCTGCCACATAGCGCCAATCAGGTTCTTGTGGACTACACAAATCCAAGGCACAGCGAATTAAATTATCTTGAATTTCTCGCGTCGTAATGCCAGGACGTAATCGAGTTGTAAGATGTGCTTCTAGGGCAATCGAATTTACTTGGATTCGGCGACAAGCCCAATTAACCACTGTGCGAATTTTATTAATTTCTAACGGTGTCGTCGAACCATCGCGACGAACAACATGGATATCCGTTGTGGAGTCCTCTGAGAGTGTGGATGGAGCTTGCATAGGAGAAGGGGTAGATGAATTGTAGAAAAAATAATTGCAAAAAGTGGAAAAAATTGTCAATTAGAATAGGCAATGTGGATAAATTGTCATGTCAATGTGATTGAACGCTGGTAACTCTAAAAAATTCACACTTCATTAAAATTTACAATAATTGTCCAATAGCAACAACAGAGCAAGTTTTGGTAAAGAATGAAACTTGCTCCGATGAATAACGAATGCCAGTATAGATCGACTATTGATTTTTAGGCAAGCAAACCACCTAAAAGAAGCCGAGAGCGGGGGAGCTTCGTCTTTAGACTGCAGAGTGTCAAAGTTGTGTTAATATTCAAAAGAATCTCGGTTCTAGTGGGGAACAGCCACTAGAGGTAACGGGGAAAGTCCGGTGTGAATCCGGCGCTGTCCCGCAGCTGTAATCAAGGCTTGCCTTGTGAGTCAGAACGCCCGCCGCAGTTGACCCTTCGGCTAGCCCCTAAGGGGGCGCTACGCAAACGCTCAGGGTCACTTGTAAATTTTGTAGATCTGCGAGGCACAGATAAGTATTTTTATGAACTTTTCTACAACGACTACGCTTTACATTCTCCGAGGCTCACATATCAAGACGCTACAAATTGCAGCTTTTTATAAGACGGTAGGCGATTAATTTGAAGTATAAATTGCGTTTTTGGATGCACCAATTGTGACCTTTTTTGAATTCAAAGTTCAAAGTTCAAAGTTCAAAGTATGCCCTGCGGGCACGCTGCGCGAACAAAATGAAGAATAATTTTGAATTCATTAATTCTGGGTACAAGGCTCCACCCTATGGCTAACGCCACGCCTTACGGCTATCGGGTTCTCCCTTCGGGTTCGCAGTCGCCTACGGAGGGAGACCCTCCTGCAGCGCTGTCTCACCAGATGCCTAGGTCGGGAAACCCTCATCAAGCACTGGTTCACCATAATCTTTGATTTGGTGGTCTTCAATTAGTGGCGGTACACGCGCTCCCACTAATTCTCTTTAATTTTGCGGAAAGTTGCCAGGAGGAGCCAGTACTGCAGGAGGGTCTCCCTCCGTAGGTATCTGGCGTTGGTTTCCCTCCGTAGCAAACTTTTCAAGACGAATTTTGAATTTGAGCGTTTGCGCAGCGCCAAAGTCTGCCGGGGGGATACTCCCCCCGGCGAGCTTTGCCCCTTAGGGGCTAGCGAGTGACGTACGCACTCCTGTTCCACTACCGAACAAATGCTTTCCCAATTACGCACGAGAATTGCTAATTTACCCGTCCAACAAATTTGGGTAAATCCTGATTGTGGGTGATTCCATCAATTAAAAATATGGTTGATGCAGCCAAAATTTTACCAAAGTAAATATTACCAAGGGAGACTAAATTCATATTCTTAATCTGCAACGCCATCTACTCTGTTTAACCCCCTTAAGGAGGCATCAATGAGTCATACTTCCGATGCTTTGGACTGGCAGCAAGGCTTGATTGCCACAAATTTGTTGGTGATTGGTTACAACGCCTGGGTGGGGTATTTGGGAGGCGAACGCGGTGTCATCGTTTGCAGCACCAATTCCCCTGCAATTGGAGTAGCAGGGGAAACTTTCAAAGTTTATTTTATACCACGTATTCGTATAGCTGCCTTCTTAAATGCTTGGTTAGCTGCTCCCGACACCGTAATTTTGCGCAATCACTTTATGAATGCTCATATTTTGGAAGCCGTGGATACTTACAATCCTACTACCGAAGTCTTGTTATTGCTGGAATCTTTTAACCAAGCGACGTTCTTTTACCTGAAAAACCTACCCATCACCCCACCCCAATGCTATGAACAGGTCTGCAAAAGATGGACAGAATTTCAGCCCCAGCCCAATTTTTCAGAAGATACAAATGCCAATCGTTTTACCTACTGATACATAGAGTTCCTTAATGTTCAAATCACATCTTTACTAGATTTTTACTCGGGTTTTTCATCATGCCGAAATTCTATCTTCACCGAACTGGGAAGATTCCCACTGCTGTTCATCCCTTTGTCAAACAAACAGCTCTCCCCGAAGTCAAACAGAAGCCCTGGGTACTTCAAGGGAAAATTATTCGAGGTGTTCAAAACATAGCAATGTCGATGTCTAGGACGATTTCCATTGCGAGCGCTCGTCTGATTCGGTTCATCTCCAGACGACCGATGAGTTGAACTGCACAGGCAGTTGGAATTAAATAGGTCAAGAGTTCATGCTATAAAATTCATGGCTACGGGATTCGTGCCAAAATTTTATCTAGGGTAGGCGTACAGGATCGTTCAAAACAATGTCAACTTTATTATATTTTGTAATTGGTTTTCTTGTGGTTTTGGTGATTGGAATTGGCGGTTATCTCCTGAGTGCCCGTAAGTATCAATCCTCAAACACAGTCGCCAATTCCTACGATCAATGGACGAATGACGGCATCCTAGAGTTTTATTGGGGGGAACACATTCACCTTGGTCACTACGGTTCGCCGCCACGACGGAAGGATTTTCTAGCTGCTAAATCTGACTTTGTACATGAAATGGTTAAATGGGGTGGTTTAGATAAATTACCCCCTTGTACTACCGTGTTAGATGTTGGGTGTGGTATCGGGGGCAGCAGCCGGATTTTAGCACGAGATTATGGGTTTGCCGTCACAGGGATTACGATCAGTCCACAGCAAGTGAAGCGTGCTCAGGAGTTAACGCCCCAAGGGCTAAACGCCCAGTTTGCAGTCGATGATGCGATGGCGTTGTCGTTTCCAGATGCCAGTTTTGATGTGGTGTGGTCGATTGAAGCAGGTCCTCACATGCCCGATAAAGCCGTTTTTGCGCTTGAATTAATGCGGGTGCTAAAGCCTGGTGGAATATTGGTTGTAGCTGACTGGAATCAGAGGGATGACCGCCAAAAACCTCTAAATTTCTGGGAAAAACCAGTCATGCAACAACTCCTTGATCAGTGGTCTCATCCAGCTTTTTCCAGTATTGAAGGCTTTGCCGAGCTTTTGGCAGCGACGGGATTTGTCGAGGGGGAAGTGATTACGGCAGACTGGACAAAAGAAACGCTTCCTTCTTGGTTGGATTCGATTTGGCAAGGGGTGATTCGACCAAGCGGATTTCTGCGTTTTGGACTGTCTGGTTTTATCAAGTCTGTGCGCGAGGTGCCGACGTTGTTGTTGATGCGTTTGGCGTTTGGTGTAGGGTTATGTCGATTTGGAATGTTCCGCGCTGTGCGGGCAAACTCACGCACAGAATTGAAAGACCAAAACTTTGCCAACCAAACTCCTTCATCCTCGGCGGCATTGCAGAATGTAAATATGAATTAGTGCTTGCACCCAACCCGACACAACTTTAACTCAGAACGAATTGGATTTTAACGCTGGCAACAGTGCATGATATCTGCGGTTTGAACTTTTTTCTACTGATTCCAAAATTAACGATCAACAAACAACACACTTTATATGCATAAAATTCCCGTCACAGTCATTACAGGATTTCTTGGCGCAGGCAAAACGACATTAATTCGCCATTTACTGCAAAACAATGAGGGACGACGCATTGCTGTTTTGGTGAATGAATTTGGAGAAGTCGGAATTGATGGCGAACTTTTGCGTGACTGTCAAGTCTGTGACGATGAAGAAGACCCCAACAGCAACATTGTTGAACTCACCAACGGTTGCTTGTGCTGCACGGTGCAAGAGGAATTCTTACCAGCGATGCAAGAATTGCTGAAGCGACGCGATCGCATTGACTGCATGTTAATTGAAACCTCTGGACTAGCACTACCAAAACCATTGGTGCAAGCCTTCCGCTGGCCGGAAATTCGCACGGGCGCTACAGTGGATAGCGTAATCACCGTCGTGGACTGTGAGGCTTTAGCAACGAATCAATTTGTGGGTGATTTAGAAGCTTTTGAAATACAGCGGCAAGCCGATGATAGTTTAGAACACGAAACACCAATTGAAGAACTGTTTGAAGATCAGCTTGCTTGTGCGGACTTGGTGTTGTTGACTAAGAGCGATCGCGTTGATGACCAAACCCAAGTTAAAGTGCAGCAGTGGTTAAAGCAGAACTTGTCTGGTGGTGTAAAACTCATTCAGTGCCAGGACGGTAAAATTGATTGCGATCTGTTACTCGGTTTTAACGCTGCAGTAGAAGACAACTTGGATAGTCGCCGCAGTCACCACGATAACGAAGCCGAACACGAACATGATGACGGAATTAATGCAGTGCAACTACTACTAGACCAAACATTTGAGCCGTCTGTATTGGTTAAACGTTTACAAACATTGGTACAACAGCAAGAAATTTATCGAATTAAGGGATTTGTAGCAGTTCCAAAAAAAGCCATGCGTCTGGTATTACAGGGTGTCGGTAATCGATTTGACTACTTTTATGATCGTGCTTGGCAACCCCACGAACCCCGTCAAACGAAATTAGTATTGATTGGTCGGGAACTTGATCAGGTTCTTGTTGAGTCCCTGGTGTCAGGGGAGGAACTAAGTGTGGCTGGAAAATAAGTAAGTAGGTCAAATTAAACATAAAACCTCACCCTGCCTCCGGCTTCCCTCTCCGCGATTTCGGAGAGGAATTGAGGGTGAGGTTTTATTTTATATTTAATTACGGCTACCTGACTTGAAAATAAGGAGTGAGGGAGTGAGGGAGAAATGTTTTCATGTGTTCTGGTGTACGCAGTTCATGATGGCTACTTAGCATCTGGTCAAAGAATAATTGCAAACAAGAAAGTACAAGTATAATCGATTGCTATTTCTCTACTAAGTCACTCTTAAGGATGTAGAAACATGAAAAATATCCTGTTTGGGCCAGAAAGAAATGTAAGAGATACAAAGTAAAAAATCAAAAATTTGACTTTGATTTTTTTTACTAGTTTGTCAAGAATCTGTGAGTCTAAAATAGCAATTTATCTCATAGCGTATATGATAGGTAAATTGTTTTGAGGATCCTGGTTCTTTGAAAATATTGTTTTTCTGCCAAGCCTGAGTAGAGAACATCAACGTTTAATTGTCAACCCACATCTTGGAAAATTGCATGAAAAAACTGTTTATAGCTTTGACTACCAAATCCACAGCTTTGCTTTCTCTCGCTTCATTGGTAATGACTAGTAAAGTTACCACAGCCGGTCAACCAGTCAATCCACAACCTGTAAAACGTACAGACGCTGCTACTACACCAGTATCAGCAGAAGGTCAAAAAGCTTGTGTAAAACATCCAAAACTCGGTAAATATTTTTGCGCTAATGCTAAACAATTGTCTCATTTGAAGAAAGGCGCACCAGAGATTAACGCTACCGACGTGAATAACGAAAAGGCTCTGCTTGGAGTGACAGATGCAGAAAGCGATGCTGCTGTAGCTATGTTTGGCTGTGATTGTGTTGCATCGGTAAATTGTTTGCGTCGCCTGCGCAATAGCCTTCCTTAGAATTAATTTTCCTTTTTTTAAGATTTTGAAAAGCAAAAGAGTAAGAAAAAAGTTTTTTATTTTTCCTTACTCTTTAATAGCATGTTATAAAATGTTACATGTTCCAAAAATGGTTTAGATGTTGTTCTGTAGAATTTATATACAATGAAACGTCGTTATTTTTTTACTTTGATTGGTGTAAGTTCTTTAGTAAGTAGCCTACTTATGAAAGTTAGGGCTTCTGGGCCAAAAACTACAACAATATCATCAGCATCTGGAGATTGGCAAAAGGTGGGGACGGTAGCAGAGTTGGATAAAGCTGGTCAGTTATTAAATGAAAAGTCACCAATTGGTTCAGTCTTAGTAGTTGGTACTTCTAAAAGTAAAAAATTGATAGCTGTAAATCCTACCTGCACTCATATGGGTTGTACAGTAGAATGGCTGAATAAGGAAGGAATATTTTTATGTCCTTGTCACGCTTCAGAATTTAAACTTGACGGTAAGGCACAAACTGGTCCAGCCACAAAACCACTCTCGACTTACGCAACGAAGATAGAAGGTAATTTCGTTATGGTGAAACGCATTTAGTTTTAGATTTTTCAAGTGTAAAAGAGCACTTAATGATAAAGTAAAGTTTGGGGAACTGATACGGAACACGCTTGCGCGATCGCTCGTATTATTAAAAAGAAATGTGCAAGCCTATCCACCAACTCTAACCCTAAATGCAGAAACCAAAATCAATTCCAATTCCGAAAGCAACTCGCTACCAAAATGCAGCGATAGATTACTATATGGGAGTCACAGGTTCTTCCTATCTCCATTATGGGTATTGGGAAACATTACCTCACAGTGGTGAGGAATTAACTCTAACTTCTCTGCGTGCAGCTCAACAAGCTTATACAGACAAACTGTTCAGTTTTATCCCACAGGGAATAAGCACCGTGCTTGACGTAGGCTGTGGTATTGGTGGTAATGCGAAATACCTTTTGGAACGCGGTTTCAATGTTGAGGGATTAGCACCCGACGCACTTCAACAAGAGAAGTTTCTTAAGAATACCAATGGTCAAGTACCTTTCTACTTAACGAGATTTGAAGATTTTCAACAAACCCACTC
This portion of the Brasilonema sennae CENA114 genome encodes:
- a CDS encoding methyltransferase domain-containing protein, yielding MSTLLYFVIGFLVVLVIGIGGYLLSARKYQSSNTVANSYDQWTNDGILEFYWGEHIHLGHYGSPPRRKDFLAAKSDFVHEMVKWGGLDKLPPCTTVLDVGCGIGGSSRILARDYGFAVTGITISPQQVKRAQELTPQGLNAQFAVDDAMALSFPDASFDVVWSIEAGPHMPDKAVFALELMRVLKPGGILVVADWNQRDDRQKPLNFWEKPVMQQLLDQWSHPAFSSIEGFAELLAATGFVEGEVITADWTKETLPSWLDSIWQGVIRPSGFLRFGLSGFIKSVREVPTLLLMRLAFGVGLCRFGMFRAVRANSRTELKDQNFANQTPSSSAALQNVNMN
- the cobW gene encoding cobalamin biosynthesis protein CobW, which encodes MHKIPVTVITGFLGAGKTTLIRHLLQNNEGRRIAVLVNEFGEVGIDGELLRDCQVCDDEEDPNSNIVELTNGCLCCTVQEEFLPAMQELLKRRDRIDCMLIETSGLALPKPLVQAFRWPEIRTGATVDSVITVVDCEALATNQFVGDLEAFEIQRQADDSLEHETPIEELFEDQLACADLVLLTKSDRVDDQTQVKVQQWLKQNLSGGVKLIQCQDGKIDCDLLLGFNAAVEDNLDSRRSHHDNEAEHEHDDGINAVQLLLDQTFEPSVLVKRLQTLVQQQEIYRIKGFVAVPKKAMRLVLQGVGNRFDYFYDRAWQPHEPRQTKLVLIGRELDQVLVESLVSGEELSVAGK
- a CDS encoding ubiquinol-cytochrome c reductase iron-sulfur subunit; its protein translation is MKRRYFFTLIGVSSLVSSLLMKVRASGPKTTTISSASGDWQKVGTVAELDKAGQLLNEKSPIGSVLVVGTSKSKKLIAVNPTCTHMGCTVEWLNKEGIFLCPCHASEFKLDGKAQTGPATKPLSTYATKIEGNFVMVKRI